Proteins from a genomic interval of Lathamus discolor isolate bLatDis1 chromosome 11, bLatDis1.hap1, whole genome shotgun sequence:
- the TBC1D20 gene encoding LOW QUALITY PROTEIN: TBC1 domain family member 20 (The sequence of the model RefSeq protein was modified relative to this genomic sequence to represent the inferred CDS: inserted 1 base in 1 codon), which translates to MGCRDVPPARRRRRGGGGEEEKEAGRDRTGRRRERGAPGXGPACAAAPGNMARRSPPRNGVGGHDFDAKKKRKVAEIYQALNSDPIDVATLRRMAISEGGLLTDEIRCKVWPKLLSVNTDDLPPLPGKELREDNKDYQQVLLDVRRSLRRFPPGMPDDQREGLQEELIDIILHVLKRNPQLHYYQGYHDIVVTFLLVVGDRLATALVEKLSTHHLRDFMDPTMDNTKHILNYLMPIIDQVNPKVHDFMQSAEVGTIFALSWLITWFGHVLSDFRHVVRLYDFFLACHPLMPIYFAAVIVLYREQEVLDCECDMASVHHLLSQIPQDLPYETLISRAGDLFVQFPPSELAREAAQQQAERTAASTFKDFELASVQQRPDMVLRQRFRERLRAEERTESILAKPRTNRLVKLAVMGLTVALGAAALAVVKSALEWAPKFELQIFP; encoded by the exons ATGGGGTGTCGTGACGTCCCGCCCGCGCGCCGCCggcggaggggaggggggggggaagaggagaaggaggcgGGACGGGACCGGACCGGACGGCGCCGGGAGCGCGGAGCCCCAG CCGGCCCGGCATGCGCCGCAGCGCCCGGGAACATGGCCCGGCGGAGCCCGCCGCGCAACGGGGTCGGCGGCCACG ACTTTGAtgccaagaagaaaaggaaagtggCGGAGATCTACCAGGCCCTCAACAGTGACCCCATCGACGTGGCCACGCTCCGGCGGATGGCGATCAGCGAGGGGGGGCTCCTGACCGATGAGATCCGCTGCAAAGTGTGGCCAAAGCTGCTCAGTGTGAACACGGATGACCTGCCCCCCCTCCCAG GAAAGGAGCTGCGGGAGGACAATAAGGATTACCAGCAAGTGCTCCTGGACGTGCGGCGATCCCTGCGCCGGTTCCCACCAG GAATGCCGGATGACCAGAGGGAAGGGTTGCAGGAGGAGCTCATCGATATCATCCTGCACGTCCTGAAGCGCAACCCGCAGCTGCACTACTACCAGGGCTACCACGACATCGTGGTTACCTTCCTCCTGGTGGTGGGGGACAGGCTGGCTACGGCACTGGTGGAGAAGCTCTCGACGCATCATCTCAG GGATTTTATGGACCCAACGATGGATAATACCaagcacattttaaattacCTGATGCCCATCATAGACCAGGTGAACCCTAAGGTGCATGACTTCATGCAGAG TGCGGAGGTGGGCACCATCTTTGCTCTCAGCTGGCTGATCACCTGGTTCGGGCACGTCCTGTCCGACTTCAGGCACGTGGTGCGATTATACGACTTCTTCCTGGCCTGTCATCCCCTGATGCCCATTTACTTCGCTGCTGTG ATCGTGCTGTACCGCGAGCAGGAAGTGCTGGACTGCGAGTGCGACATGGCCTCTGTGCACCACCTCCTGTCCCAGATCCCACAGGACCTTCCCTACGAGACCCTCATCAGCAGAGCCGGGGACCTCTTTGTCCAGTTCCCCCCCTCCGAACTCGCCCGGgaggcagcccagcagcaggctgagcG AACCGCGGCTTCCACGTTTAAGGACTTTGAGTTGGCCTCAGTGCAGCAGAGACCCGACATGGTGCTGCGGCAGCGCTTCCGGGAGCGGCTGCGCGCGGAGGAGAGGACAGAATCCATCCTGGCAAAGCCCAGGACCAACCGCTTGGTCAAGCTGGCTGTGATGGGGCTGACGGTGGCGCTGGGAGCCGCTGCCCTGGCCGTGGTGAAGAGCGCCCTGGAGTGGGCACCCAAGTTTGAGCTGCAGATCTTCCCCTGA
- the TCF15 gene encoding transcription factor 15, with amino-acid sequence MAFTMLRPVAARVLYPDLSILSEDEENRSESDTSDQSFGCCEGAEARRKLPRKPGPMVMVKQRQAANARERDRTQSVNTAFTALRTLIPTEPVDRKLSKIETLRLASSYISHLANVLLLGEGCEDGQPCFSAIYGAKGDLDSKQPRSICTFCLSNQRKGGGRRDLGGNCLKVRGVTPLRVSRR; translated from the exons ATGGCCTTCACCATGCTGCGCCCCGTGGCCGCCCGCGTGCTCTACCCCGACCTCAGCATCCTCTCGGAGGACGAGGAGAACCGGAGCGAGAGCGACACGTCGGACCAGTCGTTCGGGTGCTGCGAGGGCGCCGAGGCTCGCCGCAAGCTGCCGCGCAAACCGGGGCCCATGGTGATGGTGAAGCAGAGGCAAGCGGCCAACGCGAGGGAGAGGGACCGGACCCAGAGCGTCAACACGGCCTTCACCGCCCTGCGGACCCTCATCCCCACCGAGCCCGTGGATCGGAAGCTGTCCAAGATCGAGACCCTCCGCTTGGCTTCCAGCTACATCTCCCACCTGGCCaacgtgctgctgctgggcgAGGGCTGCGAGGACGGGCAGCCCTGCTTCAGTGCCATCTACGGGGCCAAGGGCGACCTGGACAGCAAGCAGCCCCGCAGCATCTGCACCTTCTGCCTCAGCAACCAGCGGAAAGGG GGCGGCCGGAGGGACCTCGGGGGCAACTGCCTGAAGGTGCGGGGGGTGACCCCGCTGCGGGTGTCGCGGAGATGA
- the CSNK2A1 gene encoding casein kinase II subunit alpha produces MSGPVPSRARVYTDVNTHRPREYWDYESHVVEWGNQDDYQLVRKLGRGKYSEVFEAINITNNEKVVVKILKPVKKKKIKREIKILENLRGGPNIITLADIVKDPVSRTPALVFEHVNNTDFKQLYQTLTDYDIRFYMYEILKALDYCHSMGIMHRDVKPHNVMIDHEHRKLRLIDWGLAEFYHPGQEYNVRVASRYFKGPELLVDYQMYDYSLDMWSLGCMLASMIFRKEPFFHGHDNYDQLVRIAKVLGTEDLYDYIDKYNIELDPRFNDILGRHSRKRWERFVHSENQHLVSPEALDFLDKLLRYDHQSRLTAREAMEHPYFYPIVKDQARMGSSNMPGGSTPVSSASMMSGISSVPTPSPLGPLAGSPVISATTTLGMPVPAAAGAQQ; encoded by the exons ATGTCGGGACCCGTGCCAAGCAGGGCCAGAGTCTACACGGATGTGAACACACACAGACCCCGGGAGTACTGGGACTATGAGTCGCATGTTGTTGAGTGGGG GAATCAAGATGACTACCAGCTAGTTCGGAAATTAGGCCGAGGCAAATACAGCGAAGTGTTTGAAGCCATCAACAtcacaaataatgaaaaagtaGTTGTTAAAATTCTCAAG cctgttaaaaagaagaaaatcaagcGTGAAATCAAGATCTTAGAGAACTTGCGGGGCGGCCCCAACATCATCACCCTTGCAGATATAGTAAAAGATCCTGTG TCTCGAACACCTGCTTTGGTTTTTGAACATGTAAACAACACAGACTTTAAG CAATTGTACCAGACATTAACAGATTATGATATTCGATTCTACATGTATGAGATTTTGAAG GCTCTAGATTACTGCCATAGCATGGGAATCATGCACAGAGATGTCAAACCTCACAACGTCATGATTGACCATGAGCACAGAAAG CTTAGACTAATAGACTGGGGTTTGGCTGAATTCTATCACCCTGGACAAGAGTACAATGTCAGAGTGGCTTCCAGATATTTCAAAGGACCTGAACTCCTTGTAGATTATCAG ATGTATGATTACAGTCTGGACATGTGGAGCTTGGGTTGCATGTTGGCTAGTATGATATTCCGAAAGGAGCCCTTTTTCCATGGCCATGACAACTATGATCAG CTGGTGAGGATAGCCAAGGTGCTGGGAACAGAAGATCTGTATGACTACATTGACAAGTACAACATCGAGCTGGATCCACGTTTCAATGACATCTTGGGCAG ACACTCCCGTAAGCGATGGGAGCGCTTTGTTCACAGTGAGAACCAGCATCTGGTGAGTCCAGAAGCTCTGGATTTCTTAGACAAGCTGTTGCGATATGATCACCAGTCACGACTCACAGCGAGAGAAGCCATGGAACACCCCTACTTCT ATCCCATCGTGAAAGACCAGGCTCGGATGGGCTCCTCCAACATGCCGGGTGGCAGCACTCCCGTCAGCAGTGCGAGTATGATGTCAG GGATTTCCTCAGTGCCAACACCTTCCCCCCTGGGACCTCTAGCAGGCTCGCCCGTCATCTCCGCCACCACCACGCTGGGGATGCCCgtgccagctgctgcaggcgCTCAGCAGTAG